CATCCTATATCATGGAGCTTAAACTGACCAGGAATTTTTATCTGTAGCCATCAAGCAGTCACAGTTTCCCCTGGTTTGACACTTTAGCAATTGCTGGGTTTGGAAATAACTTGAACTGTTGTCCATTCACAACAGTTGCTAAAGCAGAAATCCTGCCTTCTTCAAAATATCCCCTTCTTTCCTTCTAGGCAAATGtttacttcatttctcttttgccTGTCTTCAGAGACCTTCTTCACTCTCAGTTTGAATCTAGGCAGGTAATCATCTGGACCAATTATTCTCATTGTTTAGTGTACAAGAGCATCACAAGAAAACTGCTTGAGAATGTAGGTTCCTGGAACTCACCCCCAAAGATCCAAATCACAGATGGAGGGTCATGGAATCTGCAGTCTAACAAGGGCCCCAGGGGATTCTGTTGCAGTGATCTCAAGACCTCATTCTGAGAGACACTGGTCTAGACTACACACCCCGAGAAGAAGGAATGGGTTCTTACCTGTTTGCTGCTATACTGACAGCACCAGACAGAGTGCCGATGTACACagcaataaatgtctgttgaattaCTTGTTTAAGGCATGCAATACATATTTCTTGAATTATTTAATgcactcaatgaatatttgtggaattacttatttaattatgtttttaatgtcTGTATCATTTTACAGTTTACAAAACATTCTAGATGATTTATCTTGAGTCCCAAATCTGTGTATCCAAATCTGGCCTCCCTCTAATGCTCGGATTTCATCCTTAAATACCTTATTGGGTATTTCAGATATCTGAGTATGTCTAAACATTACATCTATTATTTTCTGGCAAAGCTACTCTCTTTAGCTTCCTTATTTCTTTCAAGTGTTCCATCATCTCATGATATATTGGACTTTTTCCCTACCTTCATATCCCCACATGCTAAAATCAGTTGATTTCCCCCCCCCAAATTTTCTCATTTGACCCCAGAGTTCAATCTCATTTCTGCTGCAGGAGCCATAGTTCAGGCCTTTATCAGATGGCTCCTGAATTATCAGAATGAAATTCTAACTGCTTCTCCACTAAGGTACTAGATCATCTCTCTAAAACatattctttattactcctttgcACAAAAGCTGTAATACTTTAGAGGCCCATATACTCTTAAGTATATAGGGCCCCAGCTCCTTTAGCAGGCACTGGAGACACTCCATCATGACACCTGTACGTTAATATTTCAGCTCACCACCTGCCTCATCAATTCTACATCTGTTGGAATCCTGTATGCCCCCTCAGCCTTCCCTCTGAATGTGCCAACTTATATTTAAGTCCGAACAGCTGTTTCATTCCATTGCTCCCATCGTTTGTGTGGAACGGAATCAAGATCCTaatttgggactttttttttcccaagtacaCTAAGGTCCTCCATTAGTTGGAAGATTATAGAGCAAGGATGTAGGTGAGACCATGGTATTTTGGTGGctcagccattcctttctctttcattcttcccAACTTACTTCCACTTCTCATAGTATGTTGTGTGAGTTCACTGTTTTTACATCAATATGACAAAGAGAAGAGGTGATTGCGGTGGggggttttctctggaaactTGCCTGCGATGGGTGGGCTCACCAAGTACGGCACTGCATGCAAGAAGTACACCACGCCGAGAGCTGATGACAGAAAGGTGGTCCCCACAATCTCTGCGGTCACCACTGGGATCAAAGTCACGTAGGCACCATCGAAGTAGCCAAAGGTACAAGCGAAAGGCACGAGCAGGGGAAGGCTTTGAAGCATTGGGAGGCAGAGATAGCAGAGCCCATCCAGTCCAATGGCAAAAAGGTAGCAAACATACTGGTAGTTCTTCAGACACCTGTGGATTTGAAGACCAAGAATGAGTGCAGGATACACAGCTTCTATCAAAGAGCTCTAGAAACCTGGCCATGTAGCAGTAAGCACTTAGAAATGGCCTCCCCATTGTATGCTTTCTACGTTGTCTtcctatctttctttttttttttttttcttttttcccagctctttaaaaatagtttaatcaTGCAAAGTCAACATAATGTACTCTAACATAAGGCTAGAATGTTAACCAAGACGAAGTGGCTTCCTATCTTTCTTTTGGTATATGCAATGCAAGAATGTATCTTCCCAGGAAGCATTATGGTAGAAAACAACCCATGCACTAAAATTAGAAAGACAGACGTTTGAATCCAGTTCTCCCATCTACTAACTGCCTAACTCTAACCTCAATTCCTTCAGCTATAAAACGAGAGGTTGCCTATCTCAGAGTTAATCAAGGAAATTTGTGAAATAACACATAGAGTGTCAGGAGACTAATATTTTCTACAAGTCTACCGTATTAGATGCTTTCAGATATGTCATTCATTAGTCTCCAGCTGTTCATATATGTTCAATAACCCAAGGGGTTATACAAAGAGGAAGCCATgacatgaagaaatgaaaatgatttgCCAGAGATTATGATGGTCATGTATTAGCACTAAGTCTTATTTCAAGATCTCCCCAGTAGTACATCCATGAATATTTTCCCTTTGTAAATCCAAACCCATCTATGATAGCAATTATTACAAAGACTCTGTATTATATCAGCATCAGCAATTTATGCTTTATAAATTATGTAATAAAAGCAATTTATGCTTTTCTGCCTGTAATCTCATTTGAGCCTCACAAAATGCTATAAAGTCCTTAGGCAAATATTGACCtggtccatttcacagatgaatacCCCTGAGGATCTGAGAGTTAGGTGACTTTCTCTAAGTCTCAGGGATAATATGGGGCAGAGCCAGGACAAGAACTTGGGTCTTAGACTAGAAATATCGTAGACTAGAAATCCCTCTTTCAGATCTATGTCAGGGTGCTTCTTGTTGGGTTATTTGATTGTAAAGAAAGATACATTTTGCTCTCCCCCACACTCCTTAGCCATTAAAAGTGTGGCTTTTATATTTAATCCTAAATATTGTATTCCTGATACAGGTGAATGGCAGTTGAATCCTGATTACCTCCCAAAGACATAACAGGTAAGAAGCCACATGATGATAGCTCTCCCAGGTCATAGCTCAAGTGTGAAGAGTCTATCATGTAGGAGAATATGAGTAGTTTGCTCTCTTCAATCTGGATTAGCATTTGCTGAAGAAACTACTCAGATTTCTTAAAACACTGCTTTCTAAGTCTAAAATTATAATGAAACTATTTGCTACTTGCACTGTCAAATGTAAATATGTGGCACTACAGATAGTGTGTTATTACTGACCTGGTCCTCCTGCCTAGACTGGAGTCTATTCCTCTCTCTGTTGCCAGCCAGTCTCTGGAGTGGTTCAAAAGACACTAAAACCACAGTGACCAGTTGGAAGTTGTCTTACTGGAAGACTGACCTGACTTAGAATGGAATTAAATTTGTCTCCAGAACTTGTAACTATCCTTTGCTTCTGCTATTTAGACATATCCATCATTCTAAATGATCTAGATCAAGTGTCAGCAAACTATggccaaatctggcccaccaCCTGTTTTTTGGACTATGAACTTAGAAcggttttcccatttttgaacgattggaaaaaatcaaaagaagaataaaatgttgTGACATGCAAAAACTGTATGAGAAACTAAAATTTTAGTGTCCTTAAATAAAGTCTTGTTGGAATATGGCCACTCTCTTTTGGTCATATTGTCTACGGCTGCTCTTGTACTTCAACAGCAGAGTTGGATGGTTGGGATCATATGACCCACAAAGTCAACGAGACTTTATCTGTTTAATGTCTGTCCCTTTACAAAAAGTTTGCCGACCCTTGACTAGAAGAACCAACAAGGGAGTTGCCTTCAGATATTGAAAACCTGTTAACATTATTTAGACCTGGGTATTCTAGAGGGTAAGGTGATGaaagggaagtgaaagtcactcagtcatgtctgactctttgcaaccccatggactagaattctccaggccagaatactggagtgggttagccattccattctccaggcatcctcccaacccaggaattgaacccaggtctcccacattgcaggtggattctttaccagctgagccatcagggaagcccaaggtgatGAAGGGAAACTCAAAGCTTAAAGTTCCTTGTGGGGAACCAGTGGCGGTTTCACAGATTTTTACCTTCTGTCAGTTAGCCATCCAAACGTGATATTGCCAATAATGTCAATCACCCCAAGAATGGACATAAGAAAAGCAGCTTGCTGGTGAGTCACTCCAACACTCAACGCATAAGGCACGAAGTATACAAACAGGGGACTGCAGCCATAAGCCATGAACAGAACAGAGGTGGCCAGCACAGCAAAGTCTGATGTCAGTAAAAAACTGTATTCCTGCTGCAAAGAGCCACAGAGGCAGGTCTGCACCCATTCTTTAGTCCAAGCCGAACAGGCAGACGCCTGCTTCAAGTCTTGTGTCTGAGTTCTGCAGACAGGGTTCTGCTCTGGAGTGGTTTGGTCCTCTTTAAGAGTGATTGGCCGCATCAAGGCACCACAGACACAGAGGTTCAAAACGAAGCCCCCCAGGATGAGTAATGCTCCCCTCCAGGAAAACTGTTCAATAAGGAGCTGGACCACAGGAGCCAGGATGAAGATGCCAATGCCACTTCCTGACATGGAGATCCCATAAGCAAGGGCTTTCCGTCTGCTGAAATACTTGCCAACCATGGCAATAGCTGGAGAGTAACAAAGTGCAAATCCAAGACCTGGCGATAAAGAGAAGTCTATGAGTGTTAATGGCATGCCATGAATAGCCACTGAAAGAACATCTCTCAGAATCATACTATTTGGATTTAAAAGAATCTGAACCTCAAGTAAATCCCTTTAAAATTGCTTTCTACATCAAGCTGAAAATGAATCTCCCCTCAGACATCCACAATTTGGAAAGTATAGCATATCTAGGACTTTCTTCTTGGGACGAAAAGCTTTAAGGGACTATgatttaagcaaaataaaatgaagactttaaaaactaTTATACAAGTTAAATTTGAATTAACTAGAAAATCAGGATAACACTGACCTGAGAAATGTACACTCACCAcaactattcttttttaaataaattagagTTAATTGTAGTAAATTAAATGATCTCTGGGTAATTTAAGTATTGTTAAATTATTGATAATACTTACATTATTAATAACACTTAAATTACCTAGAGACTTACTTCAACTCTTCACTGAACATGAAGACACAACCCTGATTATCTGGACCACTTTGGAATTTGTGTTTAAATAGCATATGTGATCCTGTAAAAGTTCCAGAGTAATTTCAAATATTAAGAAACATTGTGCTCATTTTATCCATGAACATAGCATGTACATATAGCAACCTGAAAATATCCCCAGTAGaaagtctcttcaagattttccagttctattctttttaagtcaagaaaatcagaaaggcTTTATACCTGGAATTTAAATGtcaaggaaggaaaaggagaactgCCTGTAATTCCTATTTCCATCTTTGGAGCAGGGTGAGCAATGATCCCAGTTTGCCTGGACTGAGGGGTTTCCCACACGTGAGGCTTTCAGCACCAGGCCCAGGACAGTTTCTGGTAAACTGGGAGGATGGGACACCCTAGCGGTCAGGCCCTTTGGGTGAGAGGGGACAGACACCTTTTTAGCTGACACAGCAAGATTTGTAACCTCACTGAGATTGTATCTTTTATTGGCCAGATCATGCTAGTCCCTCCAACCAACCCTGATCCTCCGCAGTCCCTGTAAGTGTGATTTATGGAATGCATATCGGTTGCTTCTCTTTCTATGGACTTCATTCT
Above is a genomic segment from Dama dama isolate Ldn47 chromosome 15, ASM3311817v1, whole genome shotgun sequence containing:
- the SLC16A12 gene encoding LOW QUALITY PROTEIN: monocarboxylate transporter 12 (The sequence of the model RefSeq protein was modified relative to this genomic sequence to represent the inferred CDS: substituted 1 base at 1 genomic stop codon); its protein translation is MPTGSHWTANLSKIITGLLEXLGKEEKGIESMAKVNRARSTSPPDGGWGWMIVAGCFLVTICTRAVTRCISIFFVEFQTYFSQDYAQTAWIHSIVDCVTMLCAPLGSVVSNHFSCQVGIMLGGLLASTGLILGSFATSLKHLYLTLGVLTGLGFALCYSPAIAMVGKYFSRRKALAYGISMSGSGIGIFILAPVVQLLIEQFSWRGALLILGGFVLNLCVCGALMRPITLKEDQTTPEQNPVCRTQTQDLKQASACSAWTKEWVQTCLCGSLQQEYSFLLTSDFAVLATSVLFMAYGCSPLFVYFVPYALSVGVTHQQAAFLMSILGVIDIIGNITFGWLTDRRCLKNYQYVCYLFAIGLDGLCYLCLPMLQSLPLLVPFACTFGYFDGAYVTLIPVVTAEIVGTTFLSSALGVVYFLHAVPYLVSPPIAGWLVDTTGSYTAAFLLCGFSMIFSSLLLGFARVVKKMKKTQLRFLAKESDPKLQLWTNGSVAYSVARELDQKDGESVTLAMLGSSPS